A DNA window from Tachysurus vachellii isolate PV-2020 chromosome 20, HZAU_Pvac_v1, whole genome shotgun sequence contains the following coding sequences:
- the ogdhb gene encoding 2-oxoglutarate dehydrogenase complex component E1 isoform X1, which translates to MHRLRTCGAWLQLLTTTQNAQVFTQQRSLACALRTFQPKRSYTAPIVSEPFLNGTNSNYLEELYCAWLENPKSVHKSWDIFFRNDSAAVPPGAAYQSPSSSAAIKSVLPQALVGSQPNVKKLVEDHLAVQSLIRAYQIRGHHVAQLDPLGILDADLDLCVPMDIITSSSKLGFYGLSESDLDTVFRLPTTTFIGGSESALTLREIISRLEMAYCQHIGVEFMFINDLEQCQWIRRKFEKPDAMQFTPEEKRNLLARMVRSTRFEEFLQRKWSSEKRFGLEGCEALIPALKTIIDKSSENGVENVILGMPHRGRLNVLANVIRKELEQIFCQFDSKLEAADEGSGDVKYHLGTYNRRINRVTNRNITLSLVANPSHLEAVNPVVQGKTKAEQFYCGDTEGNRVMSILLHGDAAFAGQGIVYETFHLSDLPSYTTHGTVHVVVNNQIGFTTDPRMARSSPYPTDVARVVNAPIFHVNADDPEAVMYVCKVASEWRSTFHKDVVVDLVCYRRNGHNEMDEPMFTQPLMYKQIKKQKPVLQKYAEQLISDGVVTRQEYEEEITNYDKICEEAYARSKDEKILQIKHWLDSPWPDFFTLDGQPKSMTCPSTGLKEEQLAHIGKVASSVPVDDFTVHGGLGRILKSREAMVENRTVDWALSEYMAFGSLLKEGFHVRLSGQDVERGTFSHRHHVLHDQNVDKRTCIPMNHIDRNQAPYTVCNSSLSEYGVLGFELGFAMASPNALVLWEAQFGDFHNTAQCIIDQFICAGQAKWVRHNGIVLLLPHGMEGMGPEHSSARPERFLQMCNDDTDAFPKITADFEVRQLYDCNWIVVNCSTPANYFHVLRRQILQPFRKPLIIFTPKSLLRHPEARSAFDDMVSGTHFKRLIPEDGAASQNPAGVKRIIFCTGKVYYDLIKERKNKDMEATLAISRIEQLSPFPFDLVKAELEKYPEAEIVWCQEEHKNQGYYDYIRPRIRTTIARSRPVWYAGREPASAPATGNKNSHLMELERFLNTAFNLDAFQYKR; encoded by the exons ATGCATCGCTTGAGGACTTGTGGTGCTTGGCTTCAGCTGCTCACAACCACACAGAACGCTCAGGTGTTTACCCAGCAGAGGTCACTGGCTTGTGCTTTAAGGACGTTTCAGCCAAAAAGGAGCTACACAGCGCCTATTGTTTCTGAGCCATTTCTCAATGGCACGAATTCCAACTACTTGGAGGAGTTGTACTGTGCATGGCTGGAGAACCCTAAGAGTGTGCATAAG TCTTGGGACATCTTCTTTCGCAATGACTCTGCGGCTGTTCCTCCTGGTGCTGCCTACCAGAGTCCCTCTTCTTCCGCAGCGATAAAGTCAGTGTTACCTCAGGCGCTGGTTGGATCCCAACCCAATGTGAAGAAGCTGGTGGAGGACCACCTGGCGGTGCAGTCTCTCATTCGTGCCTACCAG ATACGTGGTCATCACGTAGCCCAGCTGGACCCATTGGGAATCTTGGATGCTGATCTCGATTTGTGTGTCCCCATGGATATAATCACGTCTTCCAGTAAGCTCG GCTTCTATGGTCTGAGCGAGTCGGACCTGGACACAGTGTTCCGACTTCCCACCACCACCTTCATCGGGGGCAGTGAATCCGCTCTGACGCTCAGGGAGATCATCTCCCGCTTAGAG ATGGCCTACTGCCAGCACATTGGAGTGGAGTTCATGTTCATCAACGATTTAGAGCAGTGCCAATGGATCAGGAGGAAGTTTGAGAAGCCAGACGCAATGCAGTTCACTCCAGAGGAGAAACGTAATCTTCTAGCTCGCATGGTCCGCTCTACAAG ATTTGAAGAGTTCCTACAGAGGAAGTGGTCCTCAGAGAAGCGTTTTGGACTGGAGGGGTGTGAAGCGCTCATCCCTGCCCTCaagacaatcattgacaagTCAAGTGAGAACGGTGTGGAGAATGTGATCTTGGGCATGCCCCACAG AGGACGTTTGAATGTACTGGCCAACGTCATCCGTAAAGAGCTGGAGCAGATCTTTTGTCAGTTTGATTCCAAGCTTGAGGCTGCTGACGAG GGTTCAGGTGACGTGAAGTATCACTTGGGGACGTATAACAGACGGATTAACCGCGTGACCAACCGCAACATCACCCTGTCGCTGGTGGCCAACCCATCTCACCTGGAGGCAGTGAACCCAGTAGTACAGGGCAAGACCAAGGCTGAGCAGTTCTACTGTGGAGACACCGAAGGCAACAGG GTGATGTCTATTCTTCTACATGGAGATGCAGCATTTGCTGGTCAGGGCATCGTGTATGAAACCTTTCACCTGAGTGATCTTCCCTCCTACACCACTCATGGCACAGTCCACGTGGTAGTCAACAACCAG ATTGGCTTCACCACCGACCCACGTATGGCTCGCTCTTCTCCCTATCCAACTGACGTGGCCCGGGTGGTTAATGCCCCCATCTTCCACGTCAATGCCGACGACCCAGAGGCCGTGATGTACGTGTGCAAAGTTGCTTCCGAGTGGAGGTCGACGTTCCATAAAGACGTGGTGGTGGACTTG GTATGTTACCGGAGGAACGGACACAACGAGATGGATGAGCCGATGTTCACGCAGCCACTGATGtacaaacagattaaaaagcAGAAGCCTGTGTTGCAAAAATATGCAGAGCAGCTCATATCAGATGGAGTTGTCACCAGGCAGGAGTACGAG GAAGAGATCACCAACTATGACAAGATCTGTGAGGAGGCTTACGCACGTTCCAAAGACGAGAAGATCCTACAGATCAAACACTGGCTTGACTCTCCCTGGCCTG atttcttCACTCTGGACGGCCAGCCTAAAAGCATGACCTGTCCTTCAACCGGCCTGAAGGAAGAGCAGCTTGCCCACATCGGAAAAGTGGCTTCCTCCGTGCCTGTGGATGACTTCACTGTCCACGGAG GTCTGGGACGCatcctgaagagcagagaggCGATGGTGGAGAACCGGACAGTAGACTGGGCCCTGAGCGAGTACATGGCTTTCGGCTCCCTGCTGAAAGAGGGTTTCCATGTGCGGCTTAGTGGCCAGGATGTGGAGAGAGGCACCTTCAG CCACCGCCACCATGTACTGCATGATCAGAACGTAGACAAGAGAACCTGCATCCCTATGAATCACATCGACCGAAACCAGGCTCCTTACACTGTGTGCAATAGCTCGCTGTCAGAGTATGGGGTACTAG GCTTTGAGCTGGGATTTGCGATGGCTAGCCCTAATGCACTAGTGCTTTGGGAGGCGCAGTTCGGAGACTTCCACAACACAGCCCAGTGCATCATCGACCAGTTCATCTGTGCAGGCCAGGCCAAGTGGGTGCGCCACAACGGCATCGTCCTACTGCTTCCCCATGGCATGGAGGGAATG GGTCCTGAGCACTCCTCTGCTCGCCCGGAGCGCTTCCTTCAGATGTGCAACGATGACACTGATGCTTTTCCT aAAATCACAGCTGACTTTGAGGTACGGCAGCTGTATGACTGTAATTGGATTGTGGTGAACTGCTCCACTCCTGCCAACTACTTTCATGTGCTCAGGAGGCAGATCCTTCAACCCTTCCGCAAACCT CTAATTATTTTTACCCCCAAATCCTTGTTACGCCACCCAGAAGCCAGGTCCGCATTCGATGACATGGTTTCTG GCACACACTTCAAGCGTTTGATCCCAGAAGACGGCGCAGCATCTCAGAATCCAGCTGGAGTGAAGCGCATCATCTTCTGCACTGGCAAGGTGTACTACGACCTAATCAAAGAGCGCAAGAACAAAGACATGGAGGCTACGTTGGCTATTTCCCGCATAGAACAG CTCTCTCCGTTCCCGTTTGACTTGGTGAAAGCAGAGCTTGAGAAGTATCCAGAGGCTGAGATTGTGTGGTGCCAAGAGGAGCACAAGAACCAGGGCTACTACGACTACATCAGGCCGCGCATCCGCACCACCATCGCCCGCTCACGTCCCGTCTG GTATGCTGGTCGTGAGCCTGCTTCTGCCCCAGCCACTGGGAACAAGAATTCTCATCTCATGGAACTGGAACGTTTCCTGAACACAGCCTTCAACCTTGATGCCTTCCAGTACAAGCGCTAA
- the ogdhb gene encoding 2-oxoglutarate dehydrogenase complex component E1 isoform X2 has protein sequence MHRLRTCGAWLQLLTTTQNAQVFTQQRSLACALRTFQPKRSYTAPIVSEPFLNGTNSNYLEELYCAWLENPKSVHKSWDIFFRNDSAAVPPGAAYQSPSSSAAIKSVLPQALVGSQPNVKKLVEDHLAVQSLIRAYQVRGHHVAKLDPLGISCVNFDDSPVTVGFHQVGFYGLSESDLDTVFRLPTTTFIGGSESALTLREIISRLEMAYCQHIGVEFMFINDLEQCQWIRRKFEKPDAMQFTPEEKRNLLARMVRSTRFEEFLQRKWSSEKRFGLEGCEALIPALKTIIDKSSENGVENVILGMPHRGRLNVLANVIRKELEQIFCQFDSKLEAADEGSGDVKYHLGTYNRRINRVTNRNITLSLVANPSHLEAVNPVVQGKTKAEQFYCGDTEGNRVMSILLHGDAAFAGQGIVYETFHLSDLPSYTTHGTVHVVVNNQIGFTTDPRMARSSPYPTDVARVVNAPIFHVNADDPEAVMYVCKVASEWRSTFHKDVVVDLVCYRRNGHNEMDEPMFTQPLMYKQIKKQKPVLQKYAEQLISDGVVTRQEYEEEITNYDKICEEAYARSKDEKILQIKHWLDSPWPDFFTLDGQPKSMTCPSTGLKEEQLAHIGKVASSVPVDDFTVHGGLGRILKSREAMVENRTVDWALSEYMAFGSLLKEGFHVRLSGQDVERGTFSHRHHVLHDQNVDKRTCIPMNHIDRNQAPYTVCNSSLSEYGVLGFELGFAMASPNALVLWEAQFGDFHNTAQCIIDQFICAGQAKWVRHNGIVLLLPHGMEGMGPEHSSARPERFLQMCNDDTDAFPKITADFEVRQLYDCNWIVVNCSTPANYFHVLRRQILQPFRKPLIIFTPKSLLRHPEARSAFDDMVSGTHFKRLIPEDGAASQNPAGVKRIIFCTGKVYYDLIKERKNKDMEATLAISRIEQLSPFPFDLVKAELEKYPEAEIVWCQEEHKNQGYYDYIRPRIRTTIARSRPVWYAGREPASAPATGNKNSHLMELERFLNTAFNLDAFQYKR, from the exons ATGCATCGCTTGAGGACTTGTGGTGCTTGGCTTCAGCTGCTCACAACCACACAGAACGCTCAGGTGTTTACCCAGCAGAGGTCACTGGCTTGTGCTTTAAGGACGTTTCAGCCAAAAAGGAGCTACACAGCGCCTATTGTTTCTGAGCCATTTCTCAATGGCACGAATTCCAACTACTTGGAGGAGTTGTACTGTGCATGGCTGGAGAACCCTAAGAGTGTGCATAAG TCTTGGGACATCTTCTTTCGCAATGACTCTGCGGCTGTTCCTCCTGGTGCTGCCTACCAGAGTCCCTCTTCTTCCGCAGCGATAAAGTCAGTGTTACCTCAGGCGCTGGTTGGATCCCAACCCAATGTGAAGAAGCTGGTGGAGGACCACCTGGCGGTGCAGTCTCTCATTCGTGCCTACCAG gtcagaggtcaccaCGTGGCCAAACTTGATCCTTTGGGCATCAGTTGTGTAAATTTTGACGATTCCCCGGTTACAGTGGGGTTCCACCAAGTCG GCTTCTATGGTCTGAGCGAGTCGGACCTGGACACAGTGTTCCGACTTCCCACCACCACCTTCATCGGGGGCAGTGAATCCGCTCTGACGCTCAGGGAGATCATCTCCCGCTTAGAG ATGGCCTACTGCCAGCACATTGGAGTGGAGTTCATGTTCATCAACGATTTAGAGCAGTGCCAATGGATCAGGAGGAAGTTTGAGAAGCCAGACGCAATGCAGTTCACTCCAGAGGAGAAACGTAATCTTCTAGCTCGCATGGTCCGCTCTACAAG ATTTGAAGAGTTCCTACAGAGGAAGTGGTCCTCAGAGAAGCGTTTTGGACTGGAGGGGTGTGAAGCGCTCATCCCTGCCCTCaagacaatcattgacaagTCAAGTGAGAACGGTGTGGAGAATGTGATCTTGGGCATGCCCCACAG AGGACGTTTGAATGTACTGGCCAACGTCATCCGTAAAGAGCTGGAGCAGATCTTTTGTCAGTTTGATTCCAAGCTTGAGGCTGCTGACGAG GGTTCAGGTGACGTGAAGTATCACTTGGGGACGTATAACAGACGGATTAACCGCGTGACCAACCGCAACATCACCCTGTCGCTGGTGGCCAACCCATCTCACCTGGAGGCAGTGAACCCAGTAGTACAGGGCAAGACCAAGGCTGAGCAGTTCTACTGTGGAGACACCGAAGGCAACAGG GTGATGTCTATTCTTCTACATGGAGATGCAGCATTTGCTGGTCAGGGCATCGTGTATGAAACCTTTCACCTGAGTGATCTTCCCTCCTACACCACTCATGGCACAGTCCACGTGGTAGTCAACAACCAG ATTGGCTTCACCACCGACCCACGTATGGCTCGCTCTTCTCCCTATCCAACTGACGTGGCCCGGGTGGTTAATGCCCCCATCTTCCACGTCAATGCCGACGACCCAGAGGCCGTGATGTACGTGTGCAAAGTTGCTTCCGAGTGGAGGTCGACGTTCCATAAAGACGTGGTGGTGGACTTG GTATGTTACCGGAGGAACGGACACAACGAGATGGATGAGCCGATGTTCACGCAGCCACTGATGtacaaacagattaaaaagcAGAAGCCTGTGTTGCAAAAATATGCAGAGCAGCTCATATCAGATGGAGTTGTCACCAGGCAGGAGTACGAG GAAGAGATCACCAACTATGACAAGATCTGTGAGGAGGCTTACGCACGTTCCAAAGACGAGAAGATCCTACAGATCAAACACTGGCTTGACTCTCCCTGGCCTG atttcttCACTCTGGACGGCCAGCCTAAAAGCATGACCTGTCCTTCAACCGGCCTGAAGGAAGAGCAGCTTGCCCACATCGGAAAAGTGGCTTCCTCCGTGCCTGTGGATGACTTCACTGTCCACGGAG GTCTGGGACGCatcctgaagagcagagaggCGATGGTGGAGAACCGGACAGTAGACTGGGCCCTGAGCGAGTACATGGCTTTCGGCTCCCTGCTGAAAGAGGGTTTCCATGTGCGGCTTAGTGGCCAGGATGTGGAGAGAGGCACCTTCAG CCACCGCCACCATGTACTGCATGATCAGAACGTAGACAAGAGAACCTGCATCCCTATGAATCACATCGACCGAAACCAGGCTCCTTACACTGTGTGCAATAGCTCGCTGTCAGAGTATGGGGTACTAG GCTTTGAGCTGGGATTTGCGATGGCTAGCCCTAATGCACTAGTGCTTTGGGAGGCGCAGTTCGGAGACTTCCACAACACAGCCCAGTGCATCATCGACCAGTTCATCTGTGCAGGCCAGGCCAAGTGGGTGCGCCACAACGGCATCGTCCTACTGCTTCCCCATGGCATGGAGGGAATG GGTCCTGAGCACTCCTCTGCTCGCCCGGAGCGCTTCCTTCAGATGTGCAACGATGACACTGATGCTTTTCCT aAAATCACAGCTGACTTTGAGGTACGGCAGCTGTATGACTGTAATTGGATTGTGGTGAACTGCTCCACTCCTGCCAACTACTTTCATGTGCTCAGGAGGCAGATCCTTCAACCCTTCCGCAAACCT CTAATTATTTTTACCCCCAAATCCTTGTTACGCCACCCAGAAGCCAGGTCCGCATTCGATGACATGGTTTCTG GCACACACTTCAAGCGTTTGATCCCAGAAGACGGCGCAGCATCTCAGAATCCAGCTGGAGTGAAGCGCATCATCTTCTGCACTGGCAAGGTGTACTACGACCTAATCAAAGAGCGCAAGAACAAAGACATGGAGGCTACGTTGGCTATTTCCCGCATAGAACAG CTCTCTCCGTTCCCGTTTGACTTGGTGAAAGCAGAGCTTGAGAAGTATCCAGAGGCTGAGATTGTGTGGTGCCAAGAGGAGCACAAGAACCAGGGCTACTACGACTACATCAGGCCGCGCATCCGCACCACCATCGCCCGCTCACGTCCCGTCTG GTATGCTGGTCGTGAGCCTGCTTCTGCCCCAGCCACTGGGAACAAGAATTCTCATCTCATGGAACTGGAACGTTTCCTGAACACAGCCTTCAACCTTGATGCCTTCCAGTACAAGCGCTAA